One Streptococcus sp. S1 DNA window includes the following coding sequences:
- a CDS encoding CopY/TcrY family copper transport repressor — MQISNAEWRIMKIIWMEGKQTSTDLIAVLSERFDWSKSTIKTLLTRLVEKGCLTREKSGKAFVYSALLTQDQSLDLVVEDVKDKVCSKRIVQVIENLIEESDFTLADLNHLQLVIEGKKAEAVETVRCNCM, encoded by the coding sequence ATGCAAATTTCTAATGCGGAATGGCGCATCATGAAGATTATCTGGATGGAAGGCAAGCAGACCAGCACGGATTTGATCGCCGTCTTGTCCGAGCGCTTTGACTGGTCGAAGTCGACCATCAAGACTCTCTTAACCCGCTTGGTGGAGAAAGGATGTTTAACGAGAGAAAAATCTGGTAAAGCCTTTGTCTATTCGGCACTGTTGACGCAGGACCAGAGTTTAGACTTGGTGGTTGAAGATGTGAAAGACAAGGTTTGCTCAAAAAGAATTGTCCAGGTGATCGAGAACTTAATTGAGGAGAGTGATTTTACGCTAGCAGATCTTAATCACTTGCAGCTGGTCATTGAAGGAAAGAAAGCAGAGGCTGTCGAAACAGTCCGCTGTAATTGTATGTAA
- a CDS encoding SGNH/GDSL hydrolase family protein: protein MAVQLLEDWLLKEQEKILTTYRELNQAPLKEPGLIFIGDSIVEYFPIHELLQSPKHMVNRGVRGYKTELLHKHLDAHVFGTAVDQIFLLIGTNDIGKEIPQKETLDNVEAVLQAIMRDFPLTHINLISVLPVSQEERYKQKVYVRTNEKIQALNQAYQELAQAYHQVSYVDVYSSLLDEVGQLAEAYTTDGLHLSVAGYRILAQALHEIV, encoded by the coding sequence ATGGCGGTACAACTGTTAGAAGACTGGCTCTTAAAGGAGCAGGAGAAAATTTTAACAACCTATCGGGAGCTCAATCAAGCCCCTCTGAAGGAGCCTGGTTTGATCTTTATCGGAGACTCTATCGTAGAGTATTTCCCCATTCATGAACTATTACAAAGTCCCAAACACATGGTCAATCGAGGAGTGCGAGGCTATAAGACGGAACTCCTTCATAAGCATCTAGACGCTCATGTCTTTGGAACGGCGGTGGATCAGATCTTTCTCTTGATCGGGACCAATGATATCGGAAAAGAAATTCCTCAAAAGGAAACCTTAGACAATGTAGAAGCGGTCTTACAGGCGATCATGCGGGATTTTCCCCTAACTCACATCAACCTGATCTCGGTTTTACCGGTGAGTCAAGAAGAGCGCTACAAACAAAAGGTCTATGTCCGGACCAATGAAAAAATTCAAGCCCTCAATCAGGCCTATCAAGAATTGGCCCAAGCCTACCACCAGGTCAGCTATGTCGATGTGTATTCGTCTTTATTGGATGAAGTGGGGCAGTTAGCAGAAGCCTATACGACAGATGGCCTCCATCTAAGTGTGGCCGGGTATCGCATCCTAGCCCAAGCTCTGCATGAGATAGTATAG
- a CDS encoding Cof-type HAD-IIB family hydrolase: protein MIKLIATDMDGTLLDERGEVDLPRLERLLDHLDQKGIRFVIATGNEIHRMRQLLGPLVKRVTLVVANGARIFEDDQMILGKFWDRELVEAVLAFFKGREISDQLVVSAVNGGFVKEGTVFTEVEKFMQPEVIEALYKRMKFVPELTADQFDQVLKMSLVVGLDRLDQVSQEVQQAFGDQLMAVSSGFGSMDLLQAGIHKAWGLAQLMEKWQLDASQVMAFGDSGNDIEMLEMAAHSYAVANAEASVKAVAKHLAPSHQEGGVYQVIEEYLGLTPWEQVKGKK, encoded by the coding sequence ATGATTAAGTTGATTGCAACAGATATGGATGGAACCTTATTAGATGAGCGAGGAGAGGTGGACCTTCCGCGTCTGGAAAGGCTGTTGGACCACTTGGATCAAAAAGGGATTCGCTTTGTTATTGCGACGGGAAATGAAATCCATCGCATGCGCCAGCTCTTGGGTCCTTTGGTCAAGCGGGTGACTCTGGTCGTAGCCAACGGAGCTCGGATTTTTGAGGATGACCAGATGATTCTAGGAAAATTCTGGGATCGAGAACTAGTAGAGGCGGTTCTTGCTTTTTTTAAGGGGCGGGAAATTTCAGACCAGCTGGTTGTGTCAGCAGTTAATGGTGGCTTTGTCAAGGAAGGAACGGTCTTTACGGAAGTTGAAAAATTCATGCAGCCGGAAGTGATTGAAGCCTTGTACAAGCGGATGAAGTTTGTTCCGGAATTGACAGCAGATCAATTTGACCAGGTGCTTAAAATGAGCTTGGTGGTTGGCTTGGATCGTCTTGATCAAGTGAGTCAGGAAGTCCAACAGGCTTTTGGAGATCAGCTCATGGCGGTTTCGAGCGGTTTTGGCAGCATGGATCTCTTACAAGCAGGTATTCACAAGGCTTGGGGACTGGCTCAATTAATGGAGAAATGGCAGCTTGATGCTAGTCAGGTCATGGCCTTTGGGGATAGTGGAAATGACATTGAAATGCTTGAAATGGCTGCTCACTCCTATGCGGTGGCCAATGCAGAAGCATCTGTCAAGGCTGTTGCCAAACACCTAGCACCGAGCCATCAAGAAGGTGGTGTCTACCAAGTGATCGAAGAGTATCTAGGATTGACCCCCTGGGAACAAGTGAAAGGAAAGAAGTAG